Proteins co-encoded in one Funiculus sociatus GB2-C1 genomic window:
- a CDS encoding DUF433 domain-containing protein — MPNLLERITVNPKQCGGRPCIRGMRIRVSDVLDLFAAGLSAEEILEEMPDLEMEDLKAALTYAARKVDHPVLVA, encoded by the coding sequence ATGCCAAATTTGCTTGAGAGAATTACAGTTAATCCAAAACAGTGTGGAGGTCGTCCCTGCATTCGGGGTATGAGAATTCGGGTATCAGATGTGCTGGACTTGTTTGCGGCTGGTTTAAGTGCCGAAGAAATATTGGAGGAAATGCCCGATCTGGAAATGGAGGATCTGAAAGCAGCACTCACCTACGCGGCGCGTAAAGTCGATCATCCAGTTCTGGTGGCATGA
- a CDS encoding DUF6887 family protein, with protein MVKVALMIKPDFSKMTRQELRTYVLAHREDDEAIEALIKRGNPNIPKYRLPKTEEDLREMEEILKGKLGSS; from the coding sequence ATGGTCAAGGTAGCTTTAATGATAAAGCCTGACTTTAGCAAAATGACCCGTCAAGAACTGAGAACTTATGTATTGGCTCACCGAGAGGATGATGAAGCAATTGAGGCTCTGATTAAACGCGGGAATCCTAATATCCCAAAATATCGGTTGCCTAAGACTGAAGAAGATTTGAGGGAAATGGAAGAGATTCTCAAGGGGAAATTAGGTAGCAGTTGA